Proteins encoded by one window of Xenopus tropicalis strain Nigerian chromosome 6, UCB_Xtro_10.0, whole genome shotgun sequence:
- the kiaa0895 gene encoding uncharacterized protein KIAA0895 homolog (The RefSeq protein has 1 substitution compared to this genomic sequence): protein MLESICVTEELHWPEEELTRKSILNIDNKQCPDMEKAVVEVSASILRDTFTTGTSSYNVLLQTKEEKKPHHQKQSSQSVNKKHKKASKPTMHTKERQKNRTNVLHSDCLFIRQKLPGCVSSNKPNSMKMSQSICVRGSHVGLLHRPKLRAQRQHCFSVLNQEKEFTPLPKVQTSNGISGKKCCILNAIKPSNVEREKVQFFKSEFTYNPQFEYANPAQPTVLDRYNNASDRFLKQAINIMLRALNKYGSYEKFEQATGGSLLSKNQIRYQVRKYMEREGCLGEIVVHLTEDLLSRAAMTVVNGCPTLTINVSTAREQWLEGMLRHEIGTHYFRGMNNNLQPWNNSNGRKKHGLKPVNPTEEGLASIHSVLFRKDPFLWRAALLYYTVYKASCMSFVELFKDVGQFVKDPNTRWDYCVRAKRGLTDTSLPGK from the exons AAGAACTACACTGGCCTGAGGAGGAACTTACCAGAAAATCCATTCTTAATATTGACAATAAACAGTGCCCAGACATGGAGAAGGCAGTGGTTGAAGTATCAGCCAGTATCCTTAGAGACACATTTACAACAGGAACCAGCAGTTATAATGTTCTCCTTCAAACAAAGGAGGAAAAGAAACCACACCATCAAAAGCAGTCCTCACAAAGTGtaaacaaaaagcacaaaaaggCAAGCAAACCTACAATGCACACCAAGGAACGCCAAAAAAATAGAACCAATGTTCTACACAGTGATTGTTTATTTATCAGACAGAAATTACCTGGTTGTGTCTCCAgtaataaacccaacagtatgAAAATGTCACAAAGCATATGTGTTAGAGGAAGCCACGTAGGTCTCCTGCACAGGCCTAAActcagagcacagagacaacaCTGCTTTTCAGTTCTGAACCAAGAAAAAGAGTTTACTCCTCTGCCAAAAGTTCAAACAAGTAATGGCATCTCAGGgaagaaatgttgtatattaaaTGCCATAAAACCTTCAAATGTGGAGAGAGAGAAGATTCAATTTTTCAAGTCAGAATTTACTTACAACCCTCAGTTTGAATATGCCAACCCCGCCCAACCAACTGTCCTAGACAGATATAACAATGCATCTGACAGATTTCTTAAACAG GCCATCAATATTATGCTGAGGGCACTAAATAAATATGGAAGTTATGAGAAGTTTGAACAAGCCACTGGGGGAAGTCTGCTCTCAAAAAACCAGATACGGTACCAAGTGCGTAAATACATGGAAAGAGAAGGTTGCCTGGGTGAG ATTGTCGTTCACCTGACTGAAGATCTCCTTTCACGTGCAGCTATGACAGTGGTAAATGGTTGTCCAACATTAACCATCAATGTCTCCACAGCTCGTGAGCAGTGGCTGGAAGGGATGCTTAGACATGAAATAG GTACACATTATTTTCGGGGAATGAACAATAACCTACAGCCATGGAATAACAGCAATGGGCGTAAAAAGCATGGCCTAAAGCCAGTCAACCCAACAGAAGAAGGCCTTGCAAGTATCCATAGTGTCTTGTTCCGCAAAGATCCTTTTTTGTGGAGAGCCGCGCTTCTCTATTATACTGTCTACAAAGCAAGTTGTATGTCTTTTGTTGAACTCTTTAAAGATGTGGGACAGTTTGTCAAGGACCCAAACACAAGGTGGGATTATTGTGTTCGAGCAAAGAGAGGCTTGACTGATACATCACTGCCAGGTAAatga